The region ACAATGATGACGACGGGAAACGACATACTGAAAGTGAGGCTTCTACTAACCTGATTGCAGGCCCAATTGTAAGGAGATGCCAAGGGCAGTGAGTGTCCAAAAAATGACGGTGTAAAACAACACTGACCGACAAAATCGTGATGAAAAGGCAAAAGCATAAGAGCCCTTCAGTTTTTAGGGGAAAAAGAAGAAAAACCGAGGAAGCTTGGAAACTAGGGGCTCAAACGTAAATTATCCCTTACACCAACTCACCAAGTTCCATCCTGTCCGTTGTTTCCCATCCTGCGGCTGTATCTTCTTCGGTGCAGCAGCAGCAGTACTCTCTCTGACCCGGAGCACCACACGGCACGTCACCAAGGCGGCTCTAATAAAGTGTCTCAGTGCCCTAGAGGTGCCGCCGTGCCGTAGCGTCGCCGCCGACGCCCGCCCCCCGCCGCCATCGCCGTTCCCGTTCCACTCCATATCGCCCCTGCAGTGTCGACCCCCTGCGCAATTTCCGTCGTTGGTGTCCGAGGTAGGAGCATTTTGCCATCCGGTGAATAGTTAAACCCCAGCGACCTCCAAAATTTCTGGGTGCGTCGGTGCGGTGCAGACCATCTAGATCCGGTCCCGAAAGACCCATATCTTCTTTCCTGTCCTAGATGCTCCAGCCGCGGTTGCCGTTTTGATTCGATTGGTCTGATATCAGCTTGTTTTTCCCCCAAATTTTGGGCTTCATTTGGAAAGCAGGAATGCCGTAAAGGATTTGCCGTGGAATCTATGTCTGAAGGGCAGGAATGCCGTAAGGATCCACTGAGGATTGGTTCACTGCTATGGAGAATGATCATGTAGATGGGGATGATCTGGGGTCAGGGTGGTTTGAAGTGAAAAAGGTAAGCGggtcctttacttgactagctctgtTCCATTTTAATTCCATAGAATGATTGAAATTGTACACAATATCTTCTCAATATCACCATGTTAATTTGATTCATCTAAGGTATTTTCAAGGCTATGGGCTTTTCCAAAATTACCTTGTGTTGTGGACTGTCAAGATGGCACCACAATAGACCGTTTTTTTTCCCATTGTTGTGTGTGTTTATCTCCTGTTGTGTGGTGCTGTGCTGCTGTTAACTTACTATAATTTGTTTTGACAGAAACATCGATCCAGCTCGAAATTCACATTGCAGAGGTCTTCAGGAAGTTCCATTCATAAAACTCCAAACTCTTCATCACGGTCTCAGGCCAACCACAGCAGTGGCAGTTCAAGGTGGTATGACAGGCTGCAGTACCCACATCAGAGCACAAATGATAACCTTGCCGTTGATGAATTGGATAGTAGAGAAACAACTAAAGTTCAGCATGAGGAATGTGTTGATGTAGGTGCTAGTAACCTGAAGAATGGATTCAATGTTTCAGCTTCAGAGCATGTAGTAAAAAAATGTGAAGAACTGCATTTGGCTGAAGAAACAAATGATCCACCCAAAACTGGCATGATTGATCGCACTGATCATTCAGTGTCTCATGAATCTCCCAACTGTTCAAGTGATCTTGCAAAATCTGTAGAAGATTCTGATCATGTCAAAGACCCTCCAAAGACAGAGCCAGTAGGTGTTTTGCCCAACTCTTCTGTCAAGTTTGGAAATTTTGATGAAATCACAGGTCTAGCATTACCCTCAGATGTCTTCAGAGATAATAATTCTTCTATAGAGTACATGGATGATGAAGATACTACACAATTCAGAAATGAATTAAAAGATGAAAGTGAACTTGAAGATGAGATGAATTCTATAAGAAATGCTGATACATCTCCTATCACAATTCATGCAGTGGAGACAACCACTGAATGTAATAGAAATCCATTGGATATATGTGAAATACAAGATAGTCCTGTAGTTGTTAGTGGTTCAACTACCTTAGCGGACTCTGTCTCCCTGTCATCAAATAATGATCTTGAAGTTCCAGTTACATCTTCCTCGGTTGCACCCATAGAAAGCCAAACATTACTTCCTAACCACGCAACGGTTTCTGTAGATCTTGGAGGTGAAACTGCTGAGAGCAAAGAAAGATTCAGGCAGAGGCTTTGGTGTTTTCTTTTTGAGAATCTGAATAGAGCTGTGGATGAACTGTACCTCCTCTGTGAATTAGAATGTGACATGGAGCAAATTAATGAATCCATACTCGTTCTTGATGAAGCTATATCTGATTTTCAAGAACTAAAGTCCAGGGCAGAACATTTTGATAACACCAAGAAGTCTCCTAGCTTACCAAAGGAAGGGGTGCCAATGACTGTCAAAGCCGATCATCGAAGACCTCATGCATTGTCTTGGGAGGTCTGTGTTCGCACCAGTCCATCAAGATTACCTTCGTGCGGTTCATTTTCATATTACACCTGTTCATTTTGTCCGCGGAACTTTGAAATATGCGTATATGGTTGTTTCTTAGCATTCTTATCTCTTTATGATAGTTTTTGAGCACTCTGATGAACTGGGTACTACTCCTAGAACACAGGTCTACTACGTTGAATGCTAAAAGTTCTTGTTGGTTATGTTAATTGTGGTATATGTTTATCCTTAAAAAAGAGTGGTATAGGATGTCTTGGTGAATGTGGTCCGTGTGTTCTGTAGATTTCTCGTATATATTTCGCTGTTGGAATAATATGAACAGTTGTGAAGGCTGAAGAGACATTTTCTGATATATCACGTATGCAGGTCAGACGAATGACAAGTTCACCACACAGGCAAGAGATATTGTCttcatctctagaggccttccagaGAATTCAGTTCGAACTGGCACGCAAGCAGGCTGGTATAACAGCAGAGAGCTTTGCATCTAGCTCTTCTGGGGAAGTTTCAGGTATTTCAGCAAAGCTGACTACAGCATCAGCAACAGTTGGGAATATCAGTTTGAAAGTGGAGAGTCAGGTGAGACTTTCTGATGATAGTGAGAAAGAAGTTACTGAAGAGAGACAAAGTAAGGAGGCATTGAAGTCAGGTAGATCATTCCCACAAAGTAATCCTTCATTTTCTGCAAGGAGTAGAAGAGGGTCACTAGAACCAATATCTGAGATAGCTAAACACACTTCTAAGGATAGGGTAATGGCAGAGAACAAAAAGTCAACAGATATTGTGAAAAGGAGCACGACCCATCTTGAAAAGGAGAAGCAAAATACAGCACAGTGGAAATCGATGGATGCCTGGAAGGAAAAAAGAAACTGGGAAGATATACTGAAATCTCCTGTTCGGAGTTCCCGTGCCTCTCATTCTCCTGGTGTTGGCAGAAAAGTAACAGAACGTGGACGTGTTCTACATGACAAGTTAATGTCTcctgaaaagaagaaaagaagtgcTTTTGATACGAAAAGAGAAGCAGAAGAAAAGCACGCACGAGCTTTGCGGATCAGGAGTCAACTGGAAAGTGAGAGAGTTCAGAGACTACAACGTACCACTGAAAAGTTAAGTCGTGTAAATGAATTGCAGGCTGTGCGCAGCTCAAAACTGCGAGAAGTAATGAATGCACGTCATCAACGTGGTGAATCTCGTCATGAAGCATATCTAGCCCAGGTTGCGAAAAGAGCTGGTGATGAGAGCACTAAGGTCAGTGAGGTTCGCTTTATTACATCACTGAACGATGAAACTAAGAAATTCTTGCTGAGGCAGAAACTTCATGATTCTGAAATGCGGAGAGCTGAAAAGCTACAGGTGATCAAAACAAAGCAGAAGGAGGACACTGCAAGGGAAGAGGCTGTGTTGGAACGAAGGAAGTTCCTTGAAGCTGAGAAAATGCAGCGCCTTGCTGAAATACAGCGTAAGAAAGAAGAAGCTAtagtcagaagagaagaggagcGCAAAGCATCTAGTGCTGCACGAGAAGCAAAGAGTGCAGAGCAACAACGAAGAAAAGAGATAAGAGCTAAAGCGCAACAAGAGGAAGCTGAACTTTTAGCACAAAAACTAGCTGAAAAGCTCCGTGAAAGTGAGCAGCGCCGGAAGTTTTACCTTGAACAAATACGTGAGAGAGCTTCAATGGATTTTAGGGATCAGTCTTCACCTTTTCAGCGTCGCTTCCCAAGTAAAGATAGCCTAAACCGTTCTACGTCAGCTAATAGTGGCGAAGATTCACAGATGGTAGGCAATGCCAGCACTGCAGAGTCTATGGTTAAAACATCCAATGCCACACAAATGAAACGAAAGATTAAGAAGATTCGTCAGAGATTAATGGCTCTCAAGCATGAATTTGTTGAACCAGCCATAGGTGAAAACACAGGAATTGCACACAGGGCTGCTCTAGGAGCTGCCAAAGGTAAGTTAAGCAGATGGCTTCAGGACTTGCAAAGACATCGTCAAGCTAGAAAAGAAGGTGCTGCGAGTATTGGTTTGATTGTTGGTGACATGACGAAGGTACTTCTTATTGATTACATTACATATTGTGCCATACTATGATAGCAAAGATGGTTACTGATAGCACTTTCTGTTTATTTTTTAACAGTTCTTAGAAGGAAAGGATCTCGAACTGCATGCTACTAGACAAGTTGGTTTGCTTGATTTTATTGCGTCTGCTTTACTTGCCTCGCACACTTCAAGACCAGTAGCTTGTGAAGTCACCGTTTACCTTTTGCGCCTGCTTAGAGTGTTACTCTCACTTCCAGCTAATCGGACTTATTTTCTAGTACAAAATCTTTTACCTCCGATTATTCCCATGCTATCTGCATCACTAGAGAATTACATTAAGGTGGCAGCATCAAACTCTGGAAGTTTGAATCTTCCGTTAAGTAAAACTACAGAGAACATGGAGACAGTTGGTGAAGTTTTAGATGGTTTTTTATGGACTGTAACCGTCATTGTTGGTCACTTATATGTTGACGACGAACAACTCAAAATGCAGGAGGGTCTGATAGAACTGATTGTAGCTTATCAAACAATTCACCGTCTGCGAGATCTTTTTGCGCTTTATGATAGGCCCCAGGTGGAAGGGTCCCCACTCCCATCATCCATACTATTTGGTCTCAATCTTCTGACTGTCTTGACATCCAAACCAGGGAACTTTTCTGCCATTGATTGGGAGTCCTGCAAATGCAGAACTCCAGCTGGTAATCTAGCTCATGAATGTGAGTATCTTAGTTCACTAGACATACGAGTTGGCAACCAGCTGATGGCACCGGACGAGTCTGGAGATGCCAAATTACCATCTAACACTTGTGATATTTCGAAATGTGATGACTGTGGGTTTAGTGAAGTGGTTGAAGAAAACAAGCCCGCCGAACAACATGAAGGTTCCACTCTAGGAGATAGAAGATCACTGGATGAAACTAGAAAAGGCTTGTTAGACCTCTCTGCTGGCCAGAATAACTCAGGGTCTGTGTTAGAAATACAATCTTCAAATTTGGGAGATACAATAGATCAACATTTTGAAGTTTCCACTCAGAGAAATGAAAATAGTACCGTGGATGGTCACCTTGAAGGAAGAAAGATGAATAATATATGTACAGAAATGAATGACAGTCCTGGAAAAGGCAATGAAATAAACCTGAAACAACCTGCAGTGCTTGTACTTTCTGCCATGGCTGAGACAGGCCTGGTTAGTCTGCCTTCACTGTTGACAGCTGTGTTGCTGCAGGCAAACAACAGATCGTCATCCGACCAGGTTTGTGTTTCTGCTTGTTTTAAGGTATAATTGACCTTTTGACATCATATAGATATAATTTTGTGGGTAGCTAGCAGGCAATTTAGATATTATTGCATTGATTTATTGTAGTTTTCTTCTTGCTAGAAAATGATAGCTAAAATTTTCAGGCTTCAGCGATTCTTCCATCAAATTTTGAAGAAGTAGCCACTGGTGTATTGAAAGTTTTGAACAATGTGGCATGTTTGGATATCACTCTTCTGCAGTGTATGCTGGTAAGCAGTTGTATCCAAGGCTGGGTATTATTGTTATTGGCTTCTTGTTTATTGGTTTTCATGCATCATTTGACGCCGAACAGATGAATTTCTGAACTGCAAAATATAGCCTAGGAAGACACACAAAAAATAATCTTAAACTATTTATAATGCCAGCAGACAACTAGTCATTCTTAAAGATCTCATGCAAAATTTGCTGTTGGCAAACTGGCAACATTTTAATATGGGAGCCCTGAAGATCTTAATGATCTGTTTTTCCACCTATGGTAATTTGTATGCTTACTGGTTATGAACTGTTTTCAGGCTAGATCAGATCTGAAGATGGAATTCTTTCATTTGATCAGTTTTCTGCTGAATCATTGCATGAATAAATGGGGAGTGCCAAATGATCAGGTAAACTGTAGGCTATTGCATTTACAAGCAAACTTTCCATGTATTCTCAGTAGTTTGTGTGATATATCTATGGTTCTTTTTCTCGGATGTCCATCCCTGGAGGGACATATCTATGTCGCTTTTGAAGTAGTGCTTTGTGTTGAAGTAGATTGTTTCACTCAAGTATTGTAGTAGTTACTTTCAGGATTCAAGTTTTTCCAATTTGTAAATCATTTCCTCGTTGGCTGATGGTAGCAAGTAATACATCTGGAGTTCATTATTATTTCTCTTCTACTGATTAGGCTGCGATCGGTTTATCACTAGAATAATAAAGTTGAGACCGCTATTCCCAATGGTTTGAAAAATAAAGTGGATTCTGATATTTGTGCACTCTTTTAAGTATTGTTGGGATGCTGTCATTtctaacaacaaagcctttagtcccaaacaagctgGGGTAGGCCAgagctgaaacccataagatcttgaaaccaactcatggttctggcatgTGGATAGCTAACTACCTTCCACACACCCCTCTCCATGGATGGTTTTCCGGTGATACTCTAGTCCTTCAGATCTCTCTTAACGGATTCCTCCCGTGCCAAGTTGGGTCTACCCCGACCTGTCTCGACATTTTCAGCACGCTTTAACTGTCCGATATGCACTGGAGCTTTTGGAGGCCTGCGTTGTATATGCCCAAACCACCTCaggcgatgttggacaagcttctcttcagt is a window of Triticum dicoccoides isolate Atlit2015 ecotype Zavitan chromosome 2B, WEW_v2.0, whole genome shotgun sequence DNA encoding:
- the LOC119363110 gene encoding S phase cyclin A-associated protein in the endoplasmic reticulum-like; translation: MENDHVDGDDLGSGWFEVKKKHRSSSKFTLQRSSGSSIHKTPNSSSRSQANHSSGSSRWYDRLQYPHQSTNDNLAVDELDSRETTKVQHEECVDVGASNLKNGFNVSASEHVVKKCEELHLAEETNDPPKTGMIDRTDHSVSHESPNCSSDLAKSVEDSDHVKDPPKTEPVGVLPNSSVKFGNFDEITGLALPSDVFRDNNSSIEYMDDEDTTQFRNELKDESELEDEMNSIRNADTSPITIHAVETTTECNRNPLDICEIQDSPVVVSGSTTLADSVSLSSNNDLEVPVTSSSVAPIESQTLLPNHATVSVDLGGETAESKERFRQRLWCFLFENLNRAVDELYLLCELECDMEQINESILVLDEAISDFQELKSRAEHFDNTKKSPSLPKEGVPMTVKADHRRPHALSWEVRRMTSSPHRQEILSSSLEAFQRIQFELARKQAGITAESFASSSSGEVSGISAKLTTASATVGNISLKVESQVRLSDDSEKEVTEERQSKEALKSGRSFPQSNPSFSARSRRGSLEPISEIAKHTSKDRVMAENKKSTDIVKRSTTHLEKEKQNTAQWKSMDAWKEKRNWEDILKSPVRSSRASHSPGVGRKVTERGRVLHDKLMSPEKKKRSAFDTKREAEEKHARALRIRSQLESERVQRLQRTTEKLSRVNELQAVRSSKLREVMNARHQRGESRHEAYLAQVAKRAGDESTKVSEVRFITSLNDETKKFLLRQKLHDSEMRRAEKLQVIKTKQKEDTAREEAVLERRKFLEAEKMQRLAEIQRKKEEAIVRREEERKASSAAREAKSAEQQRRKEIRAKAQQEEAELLAQKLAEKLRESEQRRKFYLEQIRERASMDFRDQSSPFQRRFPSKDSLNRSTSANSGEDSQMVGNASTAESMVKTSNATQMKRKIKKIRQRLMALKHEFVEPAIGENTGIAHRAALGAAKGKLSRWLQDLQRHRQARKEGAASIGLIVGDMTKFLEGKDLELHATRQVGLLDFIASALLASHTSRPVACEVTVYLLRLLRVLLSLPANRTYFLVQNLLPPIIPMLSASLENYIKVAASNSGSLNLPLSKTTENMETVGEVLDGFLWTVTVIVGHLYVDDEQLKMQEGLIELIVAYQTIHRLRDLFALYDRPQVEGSPLPSSILFGLNLLTVLTSKPGNFSAIDWESCKCRTPAGNLAHECEYLSSLDIRVGNQLMAPDESGDAKLPSNTCDISKCDDCGFSEVVEENKPAEQHEGSTLGDRRSLDETRKGLLDLSAGQNNSGSVLEIQSSNLGDTIDQHFEVSTQRNENSTVDGHLEGRKMNNICTEMNDSPGKGNEINLKQPAVLVLSAMAETGLVSLPSLLTAVLLQANNRSSSDQASAILPSNFEEVATGVLKVLNNVACLDITLLQCMLARSDLKMEFFHLISFLLNHCMNKWGVPNDQVGLLLLESILLLGYFSLFHPGNQAVLRWGKSPTILHKVCDLPFAFFSDPELMPILTTALIAVCYGCDQNRSVVLQEISSDMIGTLLRSCRASVLATSDSVAVDGSGANNSGDSTHISPDIRNSLSDMSIRSSRKGVRPVLGKGVLGAIKLNRNKNQKDGRGVRAGDDGVPLKQRAGEASSAFMLHRKIPAFFFDKAEEFFCGGA